From Humisphaera borealis, the proteins below share one genomic window:
- a CDS encoding sulfatase, whose protein sequence is MSRHIHHVALLVILILSAPWSLAAAPSPDKPNILFILTDDQGYSSLGCYGGKLVATPHLDRLAAEGARFTDAYATPQCTPTRASLLTGQYSSRHGMWHVLPWYGSPWAPIAEPPFVESLPRETVNLAKRLKAADYRTACIGKWHLTSGADGNAASLSATGAAHFGFDVVAPQPRGKGAEEKDKFVEFLTDRSIAFIESPSDRPWFCLLTHHTVHGKVYAPEALVAKYLKAGAPADGLHNATYRAALEHLDTSVGRLMAAVDRQGSQRQTMVVFMSDNGGVFQARKLPAASASGERTRLAIAREEYSNTPLRAGKGSPYEGGIRVPLIIRWRGVAEPGLTVSTPVHVVDMMPTLCAVAAAAAAPANHPLDGVNLLPLLKTGGSIAPRPLMFYMPLYDLRWAATPCAAVRDGDLKLIEYFGDSFADDGTYRPGARLELYDLRNDLGEQHDLSAARPDDVSRLQKVLRDHLKSVNAVIPGPNPKHQPAKEFQETRAKPND, encoded by the coding sequence ATGTCCCGTCATATCCATCACGTAGCGCTCCTTGTCATCCTGATCCTGTCCGCCCCGTGGTCGCTGGCCGCCGCGCCTTCGCCAGACAAGCCCAACATCCTGTTTATCCTGACCGACGACCAGGGGTATTCGTCGCTCGGCTGCTACGGCGGAAAGCTGGTGGCCACCCCGCATCTGGATCGGCTGGCAGCGGAAGGCGCGCGATTCACCGACGCCTACGCGACGCCTCAGTGCACGCCCACGCGGGCTTCCCTGCTGACAGGACAGTATTCCTCGCGGCACGGGATGTGGCACGTACTTCCGTGGTACGGATCGCCATGGGCACCGATCGCCGAGCCTCCGTTCGTCGAGTCACTGCCCCGAGAGACGGTCAATCTTGCCAAGCGGCTTAAGGCCGCGGACTACCGGACGGCGTGCATCGGCAAGTGGCACCTGACGAGCGGCGCTGACGGTAACGCCGCGTCGCTGTCGGCGACCGGTGCCGCCCACTTCGGCTTTGATGTTGTCGCCCCGCAGCCGAGGGGCAAGGGGGCCGAAGAGAAGGACAAATTCGTAGAATTCCTGACGGATCGATCGATTGCCTTCATCGAAAGCCCGAGCGATCGCCCCTGGTTCTGCCTGCTGACCCACCACACGGTCCACGGCAAGGTTTACGCGCCCGAAGCGCTGGTCGCCAAGTACCTGAAGGCGGGCGCTCCCGCCGACGGCCTTCACAATGCCACCTATCGCGCGGCCCTTGAGCACCTCGATACATCGGTCGGACGCCTGATGGCCGCGGTCGATCGGCAGGGGTCGCAGCGGCAGACGATGGTCGTTTTCATGAGCGACAACGGCGGGGTCTTCCAGGCACGAAAACTCCCGGCGGCGTCCGCCAGCGGGGAGCGCACACGACTGGCCATCGCCCGTGAGGAATACAGCAATACGCCGCTTCGCGCCGGCAAGGGCTCGCCGTACGAAGGGGGAATTCGTGTGCCGCTCATCATCCGCTGGCGCGGCGTCGCCGAGCCGGGCCTTACCGTCTCAACGCCGGTTCATGTGGTCGACATGATGCCAACGCTGTGCGCCGTGGCGGCCGCTGCGGCGGCGCCGGCAAACCATCCGCTTGACGGGGTCAACCTGCTGCCGCTCCTCAAGACCGGCGGGTCCATTGCGCCTCGCCCGCTTATGTTCTACATGCCGCTCTACGACCTACGCTGGGCGGCAACGCCTTGCGCCGCGGTCCGCGACGGCGACTTGAAGCTCATTGAATACTTCGGCGATTCCTTCGCCGACGACGGTACCTATCGCCCCGGCGCACGGCTCGAACTGTACGACCTGCGGAATGATCTCGGCGAACAGCATGACCTGTCGGCGGCACGACCCGATGACGTCAGCCGATTACAGAAAGTCCTGCGCGACCACCTGAAGTCTGTAAACGCGGTGATCCCGGGCCCCAACCCGAAGCACCAGCCCGCTAAGGAGTTTCAGGAAACGCGCGCCAAGCCGAATGACTGA
- the recN gene encoding DNA repair protein RecN, whose protein sequence is MLRELHISNLAVISDVRIALGPGLNCFTGATGAGKSLVIGAVEVLLGLRSPSEMLRPGADEGRVSGVFEVRGAELLSQLQALTDIPLADDGGELLLTRRLYASGRSSVSLNGHPITLAMLKLVAEHLVDVHGQHDHQYLLKPSNQLDVIDQFGGLLDLRSRYHAIYLQVIEARQRIAELDASRTLRRQQLELYRFQADEIDAANLDPAEYLELESRASVLTNLEKLKRDAGTVHTVIYEVDGSVLERLKGAASILMELSDLDTNLKPVAVAMRDATIQVEEAAYDLSRYLDKLDLDPAELAEVNDRLNAIHRVAQKYGNSVEGALAYREELRTNLAELEKASDDDSGLQARLVPMLADLRKLGAELTVKRTAIAKKLSPLIEGQLSDLGMEKAKFTIAVMPAGTCGVGVRPAIAVGTAAPQSDLGTPSGFDHVEFIAQTNPGQLAQPLRKIASGGELSRIMLALKGILAQGDRISVLVFDEIDSNVGGRLGSIIGNKLRSLAAHHQVLCITHLPQIASYADHHLTVRKEVVNDKTETQVRVMEGEERVQELAEMTGGQRITPTTLAQARELLEAARAEFATKPALPGERSRVKAPGAKPPSEKLPSPDDAPATDPPSPRSPARTAVRRPEPVRSKRVTGARR, encoded by the coding sequence ATGCTCCGCGAACTTCACATATCCAACCTCGCTGTCATTTCCGACGTCCGGATCGCCTTGGGACCGGGGCTCAACTGCTTCACCGGAGCCACCGGCGCGGGCAAAAGCCTGGTCATCGGCGCGGTCGAAGTGTTGCTGGGCCTGCGCTCCCCGAGCGAGATGCTCCGCCCGGGTGCCGACGAAGGCCGGGTGTCTGGCGTCTTCGAGGTGCGCGGGGCCGAACTGCTGTCGCAACTCCAGGCCCTGACAGACATTCCCCTCGCCGACGACGGCGGTGAACTGCTGCTCACGCGCCGGCTCTACGCCTCGGGCCGGTCGTCGGTCAGCCTCAACGGCCACCCGATCACCCTCGCGATGCTCAAGCTCGTCGCCGAGCACCTCGTGGATGTCCACGGCCAGCACGACCACCAGTACCTGCTCAAGCCGTCCAATCAGCTCGACGTGATCGATCAGTTCGGCGGTCTGCTCGACCTGCGGTCTCGGTACCACGCGATCTACCTTCAGGTGATCGAGGCCCGGCAGCGGATTGCCGAGCTCGACGCCAGCCGAACCCTCCGCCGACAGCAACTGGAGCTCTACCGCTTCCAGGCGGATGAGATCGACGCGGCCAACCTCGACCCCGCCGAGTACCTCGAGCTGGAAAGCCGGGCGAGTGTGCTGACCAACCTAGAGAAGCTCAAGCGCGACGCCGGCACCGTGCATACGGTGATCTATGAAGTGGACGGCTCGGTGCTCGAACGGCTCAAAGGGGCGGCGAGCATCCTGATGGAGCTTTCCGATCTCGATACCAATCTCAAACCGGTCGCCGTCGCGATGCGCGATGCGACCATCCAGGTGGAAGAGGCGGCGTACGACCTGTCGCGTTACCTCGACAAGCTCGACCTCGACCCCGCCGAGTTGGCTGAGGTGAACGACCGTCTGAATGCGATCCACCGCGTCGCCCAGAAGTACGGCAACTCTGTCGAAGGCGCGCTCGCCTATCGCGAGGAACTGCGGACCAATCTTGCCGAGCTGGAAAAGGCGAGCGACGACGACAGCGGCCTGCAAGCACGGCTCGTCCCGATGCTTGCCGACCTGCGAAAGCTGGGCGCCGAGCTGACCGTAAAGCGAACCGCGATCGCGAAAAAGCTGTCGCCGTTGATCGAAGGTCAGTTGTCTGACCTGGGCATGGAGAAGGCAAAGTTCACCATCGCGGTGATGCCGGCGGGCACTTGTGGTGTTGGCGTCCGGCCTGCAATTGCGGTCGGGACGGCTGCACCACAATCCGACCTCGGCACCCCTTCCGGGTTCGATCACGTCGAGTTTATTGCGCAGACCAATCCCGGCCAGCTCGCGCAGCCGTTGCGCAAGATCGCGTCCGGCGGCGAGTTGTCGCGCATCATGCTTGCGCTCAAGGGCATTCTGGCCCAAGGCGATCGCATCAGCGTGCTGGTGTTCGACGAGATCGACAGCAACGTCGGCGGACGCCTCGGCAGTATCATCGGCAACAAGCTGCGCAGCCTGGCCGCGCACCACCAAGTGCTGTGCATCACCCACCTGCCGCAGATCGCCAGCTACGCCGACCACCATCTGACCGTGCGGAAGGAGGTCGTCAACGACAAGACCGAGACGCAGGTGCGGGTGATGGAAGGGGAAGAGCGCGTGCAGGAACTGGCGGAGATGACCGGCGGCCAGCGGATTACGCCGACCACGCTCGCCCAGGCAAGGGAACTCTTGGAAGCCGCCCGCGCGGAGTTTGCAACGAAGCCGGCACTGCCCGGCGAGCGGTCCAGAGTGAAAGCGCCAGGCGCGAAACCGCCAAGCGAAAAACTGCCGTCGCCGGACGACGCCCCGGCGACCGATCCACCATCCCCGCGCTCGCCTGCCCGGACCGCCGTCCGGCGTCCGGAACCGGTTCGATCCAAGCGTGTGACAGGTGCGCGGCGGTAG
- a CDS encoding SUMF1/EgtB/PvdO family nonheme iron enzyme, with product MKTYGFAVVVFALSALGVNAAGEAAPVVDSIGMKLIRIEPGSFTMGQDGPPADHHMNKHPAEFDRADWDEKPAHKVTISGAFYIGEKEVTLGQYRQFKPKHRPKNTDDEAATGVSWFDAVAYCQWLSKKEGKPYRLPTEAEWEYACRAGTTTLFNTGDTLPPGSHKWFGDSGRRSLYFGTNPMPPEYKVIDGPVSLRGGEGTPNAWGLYDMHGNAAEWCADWYGPYEAGEQTDPLGRSDGDFRVFRGGTHSTFSRLLRSANRAAWIPESASENIGFRVVQADAPKGKLLPPATPPLNARNVSQLIPKLQKPSPEIPHFAGPVPFVNIPPGSAGPMYSWHNHSPAITECPNGDLLATWFSCVDEGGSELCNLASRLRWGTTEWEPATPFWDGADVNDHAPKLWWDGNQTIYHLARGLVEDVVRTSNDNGATWSKARTIFPNGEFGNQMIRTREGHLFITHDSRTTGLVSSVDNGKSWNSILLAKKDSDIRPGGTGGRPPGIHAPIVQLADGSIMAYSRQDPPEDQAAFHGKTPLSITRDGGKTWTFSESEFPAISTAQRAVMIRLREGPILLCSYTDQARDWKDRNGMTFKAEGDVEFTGYGLFAAVSMDDGKTWPHRRLITPGGAPRELPTIDRGIATFSDTMSERSGYLAAIQTRDDRVQLISSKNHYVFNLAWVKTLPPAPKK from the coding sequence ATGAAGACTTATGGATTTGCGGTCGTTGTCTTCGCGTTGTCGGCGCTTGGCGTGAATGCAGCGGGTGAGGCTGCGCCGGTCGTCGATTCGATCGGCATGAAACTCATCCGCATCGAGCCCGGTTCCTTCACTATGGGCCAGGACGGCCCGCCGGCCGACCACCACATGAACAAGCACCCGGCGGAGTTCGATCGCGCCGACTGGGACGAGAAGCCGGCGCATAAGGTGACGATCTCCGGCGCGTTTTACATCGGCGAGAAGGAAGTCACACTCGGTCAGTATCGCCAGTTCAAACCGAAGCATCGGCCCAAGAACACCGACGACGAGGCGGCGACGGGCGTCAGTTGGTTCGACGCCGTCGCGTACTGCCAATGGCTCTCGAAAAAGGAAGGCAAGCCGTACCGCCTGCCCACCGAGGCCGAGTGGGAATACGCCTGCCGCGCCGGCACCACCACCCTGTTCAACACCGGCGATACGCTTCCGCCGGGGTCGCACAAATGGTTCGGCGATTCCGGCAGGCGGTCGCTCTACTTCGGCACCAACCCCATGCCGCCGGAGTACAAGGTGATCGACGGCCCGGTGTCGCTTCGGGGCGGAGAGGGCACGCCCAACGCGTGGGGCCTCTACGACATGCACGGCAACGCCGCCGAGTGGTGCGCCGACTGGTACGGCCCCTACGAAGCCGGCGAGCAGACCGACCCCCTCGGCCGCAGCGACGGCGACTTTCGAGTTTTTCGCGGCGGGACGCATTCGACCTTCAGCCGTCTGCTTCGCTCGGCGAACCGCGCCGCCTGGATCCCCGAGTCGGCCAGTGAAAACATCGGCTTCCGCGTCGTGCAGGCCGATGCGCCCAAGGGCAAGTTGCTGCCGCCGGCCACGCCGCCGCTCAATGCGCGGAACGTCAGCCAGTTGATTCCCAAGCTTCAGAAGCCTTCGCCGGAGATTCCGCATTTCGCCGGCCCCGTTCCATTCGTGAACATTCCGCCCGGCTCAGCCGGTCCGATGTACTCGTGGCACAACCACAGCCCCGCGATCACCGAATGCCCCAACGGCGATCTGCTGGCGACCTGGTTTTCGTGCGTCGACGAAGGCGGCAGCGAACTCTGCAACCTCGCCTCGCGCCTTCGCTGGGGCACCACCGAGTGGGAACCGGCAACTCCGTTCTGGGACGGCGCCGACGTCAACGACCACGCCCCCAAGCTCTGGTGGGACGGCAACCAGACGATCTATCACCTGGCCCGCGGCCTTGTCGAAGACGTCGTGCGAACCTCCAACGACAACGGTGCGACCTGGTCCAAGGCCCGCACGATCTTTCCCAACGGCGAGTTCGGCAATCAGATGATCCGCACCCGCGAAGGACACCTGTTCATCACCCACGACTCGCGAACGACCGGGCTTGTCAGCAGCGTCGATAACGGCAAATCGTGGAACTCCATCCTCCTGGCCAAAAAGGATTCCGACATCCGCCCTGGCGGAACGGGTGGTCGCCCGCCGGGTATTCATGCGCCGATCGTCCAACTCGCCGACGGCAGCATCATGGCCTACAGTCGGCAGGACCCGCCCGAAGACCAGGCTGCGTTCCACGGCAAAACGCCGCTCAGTATCACCCGCGACGGCGGCAAGACCTGGACCTTCTCCGAGTCGGAGTTCCCGGCGATCAGCACCGCGCAGCGTGCCGTGATGATCCGCCTGCGCGAAGGCCCGATCCTGCTCTGCTCGTACACCGACCAGGCCCGCGACTGGAAGGACCGCAATGGGATGACCTTCAAAGCCGAGGGCGATGTCGAGTTCACCGGCTACGGGCTCTTCGCGGCGGTCTCGATGGACGATGGCAAGACCTGGCCGCACCGTCGGCTGATTACCCCCGGCGGGGCGCCACGCGAACTCCCGACAATCGATCGAGGCATCGCGACGTTCAGCGACACCATGTCCGAGCGCAGCGGATACCTCGCCGCGATCCAGACGCGCGACGATCGCGTGCAGCTCATCAGCAGCAAGAACCACTACGTCTTCAACCTCGCCTGGGTGAAAACGCTTCCCCCGGCACCGAAGAAGTAG
- the metG gene encoding methionine--tRNA ligase subunit beta — protein MSNEPMPSTSIPATATPGQVPANSPAGVVALPPTITIDDFVKVEFRVATVLEAAPAPKGDKLLVLKVDLGTEQRTILAGIRQHYSPEQMVGKQIIVVANLAPRKMMGLESQGMLLAAHDPATGKVIVLSPSEAVSAGSKVS, from the coding sequence ATGTCGAATGAACCCATGCCGTCCACGTCCATCCCTGCCACCGCTACGCCGGGGCAGGTGCCGGCTAACTCGCCGGCGGGTGTGGTGGCGCTGCCACCGACCATCACCATTGACGACTTTGTGAAGGTCGAGTTTCGCGTGGCGACGGTGCTGGAAGCGGCCCCGGCCCCCAAGGGGGACAAGCTGCTGGTGCTGAAGGTGGACCTGGGCACCGAGCAGCGGACCATCCTGGCCGGCATTCGCCAGCACTATTCGCCGGAACAGATGGTCGGCAAGCAGATCATCGTCGTGGCCAACCTGGCGCCCCGAAAAATGATGGGCCTGGAGAGCCAGGGCATGTTGCTGGCGGCGCACGACCCGGCGACCGGGAAGGTGATCGTATTGAGCCCGAGCGAAGCGGTCTCGGCCGGAAGCAAGGTGAGCTGA